A genomic window from Syntrophus gentianae includes:
- a CDS encoding sodium-translocating pyrophosphatase, which translates to MFKGKRSLLSLGIIGTILFLLAPMAFAGEADIKLPDLASVVFNIFGSPVGGKTILEIGLVVCLIGIGFGLMQYTQTKNLPAHKNMLDVSNTIWETCKTYVIQQGKFLAGLWVLIAACIIYYFVGLQGASVGNVIIILAASILGILGSYGVAWFGIRINTVANSRAAFASLSGKPLNIVDICLRSGMSVGLVLVSIELFFMLAILGWIPSELIGPCFIGFAIGESLGASALRICGGIFTKIADIGSDLMKIIFHLPEDDPKNPGVIADCTGDNAGDSVGPTADGFETYGVTGVALVTFLALAMAGNPEMGGKLIIWIFAMRIMMVITSLISYFVNDAVSKSLFGDKKEFNFEHPLTNLVWITSIVSIAITFFASHALLADVPPVGGISLWLALSIIISCGTIAGALIPELTKVFTSTSSRHCAEVIDASRQGGASLNILSGLVAGNFSAFWEGLAILILMLIAYIVSQSECIMTLMPEAFKFAAPVFAFGLVAFGFLGMGPVTIAVDSFGPVSDNAQSIYELSMIEKRPDAKEVVKKAYGKEPDFALAKHFLESCDGAGNTFKATAKPVLIGTAVVGATTMVFGIIILLENMFGGAIAKLSLVQPEIILGLLMGGAVIYWFCGASTQAVVTGAYRAVVFIKENINLDKEEADIKDSKEIVKICTIYAQKGMINIFIVIFFMALALSFFNPYFFIGYLIGIAFFGLYQAIFMANAGGCWDNAKKIVEVDLAEKNTPLHEASVVGDTVGDPFKDTSSVSLNPVIKFTTLFGLLATEIAVTMTNPGLKLGLSAVFFLIALAFVYRSFYGMRIAEKG; encoded by the coding sequence ATGTTTAAGGGTAAACGTAGTCTTTTGTCACTCGGCATTATTGGCACCATACTGTTCTTATTGGCGCCAATGGCCTTCGCAGGGGAAGCTGATATTAAGCTGCCGGATCTGGCCTCGGTAGTCTTTAATATTTTCGGCTCACCTGTCGGGGGAAAAACGATTCTTGAAATTGGTCTTGTTGTGTGCCTCATCGGCATTGGGTTCGGATTGATGCAGTATACACAGACCAAAAACCTGCCCGCGCACAAGAATATGCTGGATGTCTCCAACACCATCTGGGAAACCTGCAAAACGTACGTTATCCAGCAGGGGAAATTCCTGGCCGGACTATGGGTCCTTATCGCTGCCTGCATTATTTATTACTTTGTCGGGCTCCAGGGTGCCAGCGTTGGCAATGTCATTATTATTCTTGCCGCTTCAATCCTGGGAATTCTCGGTTCCTACGGCGTGGCCTGGTTCGGCATCCGGATTAACACCGTGGCTAATTCCCGCGCGGCTTTTGCTTCCCTCAGCGGCAAGCCCCTCAACATCGTGGACATCTGCCTGCGGTCGGGAATGAGCGTCGGCCTCGTCCTGGTCAGCATCGAACTCTTCTTCATGCTCGCCATCCTGGGCTGGATCCCATCGGAACTGATCGGTCCCTGCTTCATCGGCTTCGCCATCGGTGAGTCTCTGGGTGCCAGCGCCTTGAGAATCTGCGGTGGTATCTTCACCAAGATCGCCGACATCGGGTCCGACCTGATGAAAATCATTTTCCACCTTCCCGAAGACGATCCGAAGAATCCCGGCGTTATCGCCGACTGTACCGGTGACAACGCCGGTGACAGTGTCGGTCCGACGGCAGACGGATTTGAGACCTACGGTGTTACCGGTGTGGCCCTGGTCACCTTCCTCGCTCTGGCCATGGCCGGAAACCCGGAAATGGGCGGCAAGCTGATTATCTGGATCTTCGCCATGCGTATCATGATGGTCATCACGTCCCTCATTTCTTATTTTGTAAATGACGCCGTCAGCAAATCGCTCTTTGGCGACAAGAAGGAATTTAATTTTGAGCATCCCTTGACCAATCTGGTCTGGATTACGTCCATCGTTTCCATTGCCATCACCTTTTTTGCCAGTCATGCCCTCTTGGCTGATGTCCCGCCCGTCGGCGGCATCTCCCTCTGGCTTGCTCTTTCCATTATCATCAGTTGCGGCACCATTGCCGGTGCGTTGATTCCGGAACTGACCAAGGTTTTCACCAGCACGAGTTCTAGACACTGTGCGGAGGTAATTGATGCCTCTCGTCAAGGTGGCGCCTCTCTGAACATTCTCTCCGGACTCGTAGCGGGTAACTTCTCCGCTTTCTGGGAGGGCCTGGCAATTCTTATCCTGATGCTGATTGCCTATATTGTCTCCCAGAGTGAATGCATTATGACTCTTATGCCTGAGGCCTTCAAGTTTGCGGCCCCTGTCTTTGCCTTTGGTCTGGTTGCCTTCGGTTTCCTGGGCATGGGTCCTGTGACAATTGCCGTAGATAGCTTTGGCCCTGTATCTGACAACGCCCAATCCATTTATGAGCTGTCCATGATTGAAAAGCGCCCGGATGCGAAGGAAGTTGTGAAAAAGGCTTACGGAAAGGAGCCGGATTTCGCCCTGGCCAAACATTTTCTGGAATCCTGTGACGGAGCGGGAAATACCTTCAAGGCAACGGCCAAGCCGGTGTTGATCGGTACGGCAGTCGTCGGCGCCACCACGATGGTGTTCGGTATCATCATCCTGTTGGAAAACATGTTCGGCGGCGCTATTGCCAAGTTAAGCCTTGTTCAGCCGGAAATCATTCTGGGTCTGCTCATGGGAGGCGCCGTCATCTACTGGTTCTGCGGCGCATCAACGCAGGCCGTCGTTACCGGCGCCTATCGCGCCGTTGTTTTTATTAAAGAAAACATCAATCTCGACAAAGAGGAAGCCGACATCAAAGACAGCAAGGAAATCGTGAAGATCTGTACGATCTATGCCCAGAAGGGTATGATCAACATCTTCATCGTTATCTTCTTTATGGCCTTGGCGCTTTCCTTCTTTAATCCCTACTTCTTCATCGGTTACCTCATCGGCATCGCCTTCTTCGGTCTGTACCAGGCTATCTTCATGGCCAATGCCGGTGGATGCTGGGACAACGCCAAGAAGATCGTCGAAGTCGATCTGGCGGAAAAGAATACCCCGCTGCATGAAGCCAGCGTCGTCGGTGACACCGTCGGCGATCCCTTCAAGGATACCTCATCCGTTTCCTTGAACCCGGTTATCAAATTCACAACACTTTTTGGACTCCTGGCCACGGAAATCGCGGTAACAATGACCAACCCCGGTCTCAAACTGGGTTTGTCAGCCGTGTTCTTCCTGATCGCTCTGGCATTCGTTTACAGATCATTCTACGGAATGAGAATCGCTGAAAAGGGTTAA